The genomic stretch ACACTTGCCGCCTGGCAGAAAAAGCCTACAAATTGAAGCACCGTATCTATATTCATGTCGATAATGACGTTGAAGCACAGCAGCTCGACGAATTGTTATGGACTTTTAGTCAAAGTAGTTTTGTGCCACATGAACGTGTCAACAATGACGCGTCCCAGCCACCACCACAATCACCCGTGGTCATTGGTTATGGTGATCACGTACCTGATGGCTATGATTTATTAATTAATCTTAGCCAAAATATTCCCTCATTCTATCCGCAGTTTGAGCGCATCGCTGAAGTCGTTGCCGATGCCGATGCATTGCGCAAAATCAGCCGCGAGCATTTTCGTTTTTACCGTGAACAAGGCATCACACCCGACTCACACCAAATTTCTTTATAACTCGCTGATAAAAACAACAGCAGCTTACTAATACAGTAGATCACTCATGGAAAAAACCTACCAACCTGAAAAACTCGAAGCCCATTGGTATCGCACCTGGGAAGACAACGGTTATTTCAAACCTGCTGGCGAAGGCGGCGATCATCGCCAAAGCTATAGCATTATGATTCCACCGCCCAACGTCACTGGCACCTTGCATATGGGACATGCCTTTCAAGACACCTTGATGGATATATTGATTCGTTATCATCGTATGCAAGGTGATAACACGCTATGGCAAGCTGGCAGCGACCACGCCGGAATCGCCACGCAAATGGTGGTAGAAAGACAGTTAGCACAAGAGGGTAAAAGCCGCCATGACCTTGGCCGCGATGCCTTTATTAAAAAAGTCTGGCAGTGGAAAGAACAATCTGGTGGCGCCATTACGCAGCAATTACGCCGCATGGGTTCCTCACTCGATTGGTCACGTGAACGTTTCACTATGGATGACGGCATGTCCAACGCTGTCAAAGAAGTCTTTGTGCGTTTGTTTGAAGAAGGCCTGATCTATCGCGGCAAACGTTTAGTTAACTGGGATCCTGTGCTCCACACCGCCGTCTCCGATCTGGAAGTTATTTCAGAAGAAGAAAACGGTCACCTCTGGCATATTCGTTACCCCATCGCCGATAGCGATAAAGTATTAGTCGTTGCCACCACTCGTCCGGAAACCATGCTGGGTGATGCTGCCGTCGCCGTCCACCCCGATGATGACCGCTATAAAGATATTGTTGGTCAATCTATCCGTCTGCCTATCACTAACCGTCTCATCCCAATCATTACTGACGACTACGTCGACCCTGAGTTTGGTAGTGGTTGCGTTAAAATCACGCCCGCGCACGATTTTAACGACTACGAGGTCTGGCAACGGCATAAAAACAATCCATTAATTAGGTCACTAATTAATGGTGGCTTGATTAACATCTTTAACGACAATGCCCATGTGTTGTGCAGCGACGATAAAACCAATGACGCTGAATTATTAACACAGCTATTAAATGATCTGCCGGCCGAACTGCATGGCCTTGAACGTTATC from Gammaproteobacteria bacterium encodes the following:
- a CDS encoding DNA polymerase III subunit chi, with the protein product MKIDFYILSGGGTSTQTRYTCRLAEKAYKLKHRIYIHVDNDVEAQQLDELLWTFSQSSFVPHERVNNDASQPPPQSPVVIGYGDHVPDGYDLLINLSQNIPSFYPQFERIAEVVADADALRKISREHFRFYREQGITPDSHQISL